The following coding sequences lie in one Takifugu rubripes chromosome 8, fTakRub1.2, whole genome shotgun sequence genomic window:
- the LOC105418193 gene encoding uncharacterized protein, whose product MLCTCALRGSTGAREVGKEVLMAETVRSPFDYREPPTLDSDGDGSKPPPPRGRVCGRKRKGTPVKVCDRAYVTEDEEEESMSEHSYSPGDGQYPEGAEDRLPPPGSPYYLPDPTQLCVPELGEEGASGVRGPVLFHPPPNCRIREVHCGTQVRLVVIAIRDIAKGEEITVDYSLTDWGENAMEEEAGPHPLSLSVSDYLTPSWSLSPSSSPLTHSEPSDSDREEDEEEEDDDDDDDDEEEEMEEMRGRMLRRRKKRKMATVVSSKKKGAPSSSRGPGRPCSSFSRPAPAASSTRSQAAGALVPPTTNINNNININIGGSGASQVSRRQHCPYCGRHYRSLARHLEKHHANQPEVRTAMELAHMHTHNTSNGSTTHPHPSPSASTASANHSHSFAVPQPSPSNTTPPSLFSRERESPTTRSSAGGVSFSLSLSPPSTTQVVNAKKGPSPPASSAKCPAAPMLPRVKSPSPPPPSTPRRGRRMKKEKQEEPQKVEVDNSRNQEELVPPPTPEPDVDPEEELELSAEGEDDAVDEKNGDIVSTHRHHMSPLLSSLSCLVIYLRHQQQSSFLSLTRSPHSAEAWRLLCHSSLSLLILYNRHRECEVAKLTIEDYHNRLNPQGNGSSTPSGMETLLSPFERQVLCHLPRAGVLGKRGRVQPLIFPPHCESCLDLLLQTSPNVGVDPESPYVFSRPYHSPATPLRGTDLLRNLARASGAKNPSALTGTRVRRQVAILTQLLMLEEGEGPGEAIKRLEDFLEREYHVTQSCSAILRDPGLMGRVGRVVLYGEREGVLFRGMSLQQICLELDVMSGNSADSITEDSEAEDEKEEVKEKAEAMVKKKGPGRPPRKKRPPAASPASPPVASKRRCTPPKSGKRGVLKRPWSEAERVAVETHLNRNLMELRVPAKADCERCLELCPLLVSNQRDWRAIKFYVHNRIQLLKKQGRRESAAAVC is encoded by the exons ATGTTGTGCACATGCGCACTGCGTGGCTCTACCGGAGCGCGAGAGGTAGGGAAGGAAGTCCTAATGGCGGAGACCGTACGCTCGCCTTTTGACTACCGGGAGCCACCGACCCTCGACAGCGACGGTGATGGGAGCAAGCCGCCACCGCCGCGGGG GCGCGTGTGcgggaggaaaaggaaagggaCACCTGTGAAGGTGTGTGACCGAGCATATGTaacagaagatgaggaggaggagagcatgTCGGAGCACAGCTACAGCCCTG GCGATGGCCAGTATCCAGAAGGCGCAGAAGACCGCCTCCCTCCTCCCGGAAGCCCTTACTACCTCCCCGACCCCACTCAGCTCTG TGTCCCAGAGTtgggagaggaaggagcaaGCGGTGTTCGGGGACCTGTCCTCTTCCACCCGCCGCCAAACTGCCGCATTCGAGAAGTCCACTGTGGCACCCAGGTAAGGCTGGTGGTCATCGCAATCAGGGACATCGCCAAGGGAGAGGAGATTACAGTGGACTACAGCCTGACCGACTGGGGCGAGAATGCTATG GAGGAAGAGGCTGGCCCCCACCCACTGTCCCTCTCCGTGTCCGATTACCTcaccccctcctggtccttgtcaccctcatcctcacctctgaCCCACTCTGAGCCCAGCGATTCAGACCGcgaggaggacgaagaggaggaagacgatgatgacgacgatgatgacgaagaagaggaaatggaggagatgaggggcCGGATGCTTCGCCGCCGCAAGAAGCGTAAAATGGCCACGGTGGTCAGTTCAAAAAAGAAGGGAGCACCCTCTTCTTCTAGGGGTCCAGGTCGCCCCTGCTCGTCATTCTCCCGCCCGGCGCCAGCGGCGTCCTCGACCAGATCCCAGGCTGCTGGAGCTCTGGTCCCCCCAACcaccaacatcaacaacaacattaaCATCAACATCGGCGGCTCGGGGGcctcacaggtgagcaggcGACAGCACTGCCCATACTGTGGGCGCCACTACCGATCTCTCGCTCGCCACCTGGAGAAACACCACGCTAACCAGCCAGAGGTCAGAACTGCTATGGAActggcacacatgcacacgcacaacACATCAAACGGCagcaccacacacccacacccctcGCCATCCGCCTCCACCGCCTCTGCTAACCACAGCCACTCCTTCGCCGTCCCTCAGCCCTCGCCTTCCAACACCACACCCCCCTCCCTGTTTTCCAGGGAGAGGGAGTCCCCAACTACACGCTCCAGCGCCGGAGGTGTATCTTTCTCCCTCTCACTGTCACCGCCGTCGACGACTCAAGTGGTAAACGCCAAGAAGGGACCCAGCCCTCCAGCGTCCTCTGCAAAATGCCCAGCAGCACCAATGCTGCCCCGAGTGAAGAgcccgtctcctcctcccccgtcaACGCCCAGAAGGGGCAGGcggatgaagaaagaaaagcaggaagagccTCAAAAGGTTGAGGTGGACAACTCGAGaaaccaggaggagctggttcCTCCTCCGACTCCAGAACCAGATGTGGAccccgaggaggagctggagctgagtgctgaaggagaagatgaTGCAGTGGATGAGAAGAATGGAGACATTGTCAG cacacacagacatcacaTGTCGCCGTTgctgtcctccctctcctgtCTGGTCATCTACCTCCGTCACCAGCAGCAGTCGTCTTTCCTTTCGTTGACGCGGTCCCCTCACTCCGCCGAGGCCTGGCGCCTGCTCTGCCACTCCAGCCTCTCCCTGCTCATCCTCTACAATCGTCACAGGGAGTGCGAGGTGGCCAAGCTCACCATCGAGGACTACCACAATCGCCTCAACCCCCAGGGCAACGGCAGCAGCACCCCCTCTGGCATGGAAACCCTCTTGTCTCCGTTTGAGCGGCAGGTCCTCTGTCACCTCCCACGGGCCGGCGTGTTGGGCAAACGTGGTCGGGTCCAGCCTCTTATCTTTCCTCCGCACTGTGAATCCTGTTTGGACCTACTTCTTCAAACCAGTCCCAATGTGGGTGTGGATCCGGAGAGCCCCTATGTCTTCTCTCGACCCTATCACTCCCCCGCCACCCCACTCCGTGGCACAGACCTGCTGAGGAACCTGGCGCGAGCCAGCGGCGCAAAGAACCCCAGTGCGCTGACGGGCACACGCGTGCGGCGGCAGGTAGCAATACTCACTCAGCTGCTCATGTTGGAAGAAGGAGAGGGCCCGGGTGAAGCCATAAAACGGCTGGAGGACTTCCTGGAAAGAGAGTACCACGTGACTCAGAGCTGCTCCGCCATCCTGCGGGATCCGGGGCTGATGGGCCGAGTGGGTCGAGTTGTTCTGTATGGAGAGAGGGAAGGCGTGCTTTTCCGAGGAATGAGCTTGCAGCAGATTTGTCTGGAGTTGGACG TCATGTCCGGAAACTCGGCCGACTCCATTACAGAAGATTCAGAGGCTGAGGATgaaaaggaggaagtgaaggagaagGCCGAAGCGATGGTGAAGAAAAAAGGGCCAGGGCGACCACCTCGGAAAAAAAGGCCACCTGCTGCTTCCCCGGCTAGTCCACCAGTAGCCAGTAAGAGGAGATGCACGCCACCCAAATCAG GGAAGCGCGGCGTGCTGAAGCGTCCCTGGTCGGAGGCGGAGCGAGTCGCGGTGGAGACTCACCTGAATAGAAACCTCATGGAACTGCGAGTTCCTGCTAAAGCAGACTGCGAGCGCTGCCTGGaactctgccccctgctggtgagcaACCAGAGGGACTGGAGGGCCATCAAGTTTTACGTCCACAATCGCATCCAACTCCTGAAGAAGCAGGGGAGGCGAGAGAGTGCTGCTGCCGTCTGCTAG
- the LOC105418192 gene encoding butyrophilin subfamily 1 member A1-like, protein MSLLAILPRSTAALLFLVHATTASDFFLKSSPSVSVQRGHTATLPCWLEPTQSAELLEVLWYHRNDVDLSVMRYSNKKVSSLSSYEGRVSFGPRGVTSGGLASGDVSLELVNVTLQDSGEYTCYVSSDQSHDTAVVTLAVTETGGPLHLSAVWTDSSVVNVSCRSEGWYPRPQLRWLNQNESLTPKSIQYTEDSLGLLSVHSWVLVSPSSEIICTVGLQGEEEKETRLHLSTRSELPQTECTHLSAGMVAVVVLLTIMTIITIIFGIAFYKSREKKIKSQRKIRNTEEEKNKLLSKVMDLTNLLEAKKNYVNIKITNPEGGHPHLLIKALPNGYVVRDKRFPNGSKVSMITAITGTNSFSTGEHYWEVSLGNTNTDPKRSWWLGVTSVFNIPVNADFCPTESKGYWFLSSSSSENPDFFQLSTEPPTLLPVNSRPERVGVYLNCETGTVIFYDVDNSSIIGRLTGDFQGEVFPFFNPGLFDAAPLMILHHNKTDPFEL, encoded by the exons ATGA GTTTGTTGGCGATACTTCCTCGTTCGACggctgcacttttatttttggttcaCGCCACAACTG CATCAGACTTCTTTTTGAAGTCCAGTCCTTCTGTCTCGGTCCAGCGCGGTCACACAGCCACTTTACCCTGTTGGCTCGAACCTACACAGAGTGCGGAGCTTCTGGAAGTCCTGTGGTACCACAGAAATGATGTGGATTTATCAGTTATGCGCTACAGTAACAAAAAGGTTTCCAGTCTTTCTTCGTACGAAGGCCGAGTCTCATTTGGTCCCAGAGGTGTCACATCTGGGGGGCTGGCATCAGGTGATGTGAGCCTGGAACTGGTCAATGTTAcactgcaggattcaggagagTATACATGTTACGTGAGCAGCGACCAGAGTCACGACACTGCGGTCGTCACTCTGGCTGTGACAG AAACAGGAGGTCCTCTGCATCTGTCAGCAGTGTGGACAGACAGTAGCGTTGTGAATGTGAGCTGTCGGTCTGAAGGCTGGTATCCAAGACCTCAGCTGAGATGGTTGAACCAGAATGAATCTCTGACACCAAAGAGCATCCAGTACACCGAAGACTCCCTCGGTCTTCTGTCAGTCCACAGCTGGGTGCTCGTGTCTCCTTCCTCTGAGATCATCTGCACAGTCGGTCTGCAgggtgaagaagaaaaggagacaagACTTCACCTGAGTACTCGCAGTGAACTCCCTCAAACTG AATGTACACATTTATCTGCTGGGATGGTGGCCGTGGTTGTACTCTTAACCATCATGACCATCATAACCATCATTTTTGGAATAGCCTTTTACAAATCAAGAG agAAGAAAATCAAATCACAAAGGAAGatcagaaacacagaggaag agaaaaacaaacttttgTCAAAAG TCATGGACTTGACAAACCTATTAGAGGCCAAGAAGAATTATGTTAACA TTAAAATCACGAATCCTGAGGGGGGACATCCTCATCTCCTCATCAAGGCTCTACCGAATGGCTACGTAGTCAGAGATAAAAGGTTTCCTAATGGGTCAAAGGTTTCCATGATAACAGCGATCACTGGAACAAACAGCTTCTCAACTGGAGAGCACTACTGGGAGGTTTCTCTGGGGAACACCAACACTGATCCGAAAAGGTCCTGGTGGCTCGGGGTCACAAGTGTATTTAACATCCCTGTGAATGCAGACTTTTGTCCCACAGAATCGAAAGGATATTggttcttgtcctcctcctcctctgaaaaCCCTGATTTCTTCCAGTTGAGCACAGAACCACCAACTTTGCTCCCAGTTAATTCCAGACCTGAgagagtgggtgtgtacctgaacTGTGAGACGGGAACAGTTATCTTTTATGATGTagacaacagcagcatcattgGCAGGTTAACAGGTGACTTCCAGGGTGAAGTGTTCCCATTTTTTAATCCTGGTTTATTTGATGCAGCACCTTTGATGATATTACATCACAACAAAACTGATCCTTTTGAGTTGTAA
- the mfsd8 gene encoding major facilitator superfamily domain-containing protein 8, with product MSQSVDTDETTPLLRDDASSDISVDEDYKSRWRSIRVMYFTMFLSSVGFTIVITSLWPYLQLIDVSADASFLGWVVAAYSLGQMIASPLFGLWSNHRPRKEPLVCSIIINLSANIYYAYAYLPTKDKKFHILMSRAFVGFGAGNVAVVRSYVAGATSLKERTSAMANMSACQALGFILGPALQAFLSFIGEKGITVKVIDLQLNMYTAPALLAAAFGVVNILLVGLVLREHRVDDQGRQIRSINEISEDRVDISIVPEESIDQVAVLTSNILFFVVMFIFAVFETISTPLSMDMFAWTRKEAVLYNGIIICCIGFESILVFLVVKVASQRVGDRPVLLAGLAIIFCGFFILLPWGNHYPKIQWADLKNNSLLSRASEATGVSNSSFEPTGCPYEQTWCQYTPTIHLAQYLSSDILIGVGYPACNVMSYTLYSKILGPKPQGVYMGWLTASGSGARTLGPVFVSQVYTILGPRWAFSLICSMVVGAIILLSCLYHRLIAFSVRHGSIIE from the exons aTGTCTCAAAGTGTTGACACAGACGAAACCACTCCATTGCTACGCGATGATGCAAGCAG TGACATCTCTGTGGATGAAGATTACAAGAGTCGATGGAGGTCAATCCGGGTCATGTACTTCACCATGTTCCTCAGCAGTGTAG GATTTACCATTGTCATCACATCACTCTGGCCCTATCTACAACTG ATTGATGTCAGCGCAGATGCCAGCTTCTTGGGCTGGGTTGTGGCTGCCTACAGTCTCGGTCAGATGATTGCTTCGCCACTTTTTGGACTTTGGTCCAACCACCGGCCCCGAAAAGAGCCTCTGGTCTgctccatcatcatcaatctGTCAGCAAACATCTACTATGCATATGCCTACCTGCctacaaaagacaaaaaatttCACATCCTCATGTCCAGGGCTTTTGTGGGCTTTGGAGCAG GTAATGTTGCTGTGGTAAGGTCCTATGTTGCTGGGGCAACGTCACTGAAGGAGAGGACCAGCGCTATGGCTAACATGAGTGCCTGTCAGGCTTTGGGTTTTATCCTGGGACCAG CATTGCAGGCGTTTCTTTCCTTTATCGGTGAGAAGGGTATTACGGTCAAGGTCATAGACCTACAGCTCAACATGTACACTGCTCCGGCTCTACTGGCAGCGGCGTTTGGTGTTGTCAACATCCTGCTTGTTGGTCTGGTGCTGAG GGAGCACCGTGTTGATGACCAGGGACGTCAAATTCGATCCATCAACGAGATATCTGAAG ATCGAGTTGACATCAGTATTGTACCCGAGGAGAGTATTGACCAGGTGGCCGTTCTGACGTCCAACATCCTCTTCTTCGTCgtcatgtttatttttgcagtctTTGAGAC AATTTCCACACCTCTGTCCATGGACATGTTCGCCTGGACCAGAAAAGAAGCTGTGCTCTACAATGGCatcatcatctgctgcatcGGATTTGAATCCATTTTAGTTTTCCTGGTTGTAAAAGTTGCCTCTCAGAG ggttGGGGATCGCCCTGTGTTGCTTGCAGGCTTGGCTATTATCTTCTGTGGTTTCTTTATTCTGCTTCCATGGGGAAACCATTACCCTAAAATCCAGTGGGCAG ATCTCAAAAATAATTCATTACTAAGTCGGGCGTCTGAAGCCACGGGGGTGTCTAACAGCTCTTTTGAGCCAACGGGTTGCCCCTATGAGCAGACCTGGTGCCAGTATACTCCCACCATCCACCTGGCTCAGTACCTATCATCCGACATACTGATCGGTGTGGGGTACCCAGCGTGCAACGTCATGTCCTACACATTGTACTCAAAAATCCTTGGACCCAAACCTCAG GGTGTGTACATGGGCTGGTTGACAGCATCTGGAAGTGGGGCTCGGACTTTGGGACCTGTCTTTGTGTCCCAGGTTTACACCATCCTGGGTCCCCGCTGGGCCTTTAGTCTCATATGCAGCATGGTGGTGGGTGCCATCATCCTCCTCAGTTGTCTCTACCACAGACTTATTGCTTTTTCTGTACGTCATGGGAGTATTATAGAATGA
- the LOC101073322 gene encoding hsp70-Hsp90 organizing protein 1-like isoform X1 has translation MDIYNDENEYSADHIPMFQKVVDMFEGKPDFQRIVRFGILANLGYNVEYEDAEDYDFSPYMSGVHSHGFGRNRASSSSPQRLPHSGGATNASAGILGASREAEKAEKKRLKRQKRKERKRNEQQEKEKQTEDDENKPDKEKSKVGVKEQAAAKDTDGSGESEDELSDEDLNGFEELDMASTFVSKARSKLEQKPKPEKEKKTTAKEPKPSPEKPNRAAEAEEKDSSHPGSHTVEENIRISAELANKGNIFAGAGNFKKAVQYYTDAIKRNPTEYKLFGNRSFCFERMRLYMKALDDAELSLSMRPGWVKGLFRKGRALMGLKRYEEAERAFRQILAEDSSCPDAKQELLRVQIAQLREYGYTYDESVHALNTHKSVRNALQFQTSFNHQPANLSSASSLKPHGDPALQDKPSRQTSPQQKELYPVWVGNLFFPVTEDLLEQLFSKVGPVCSVRLLTQKRCAFVNFTKRQDCEQAIRRFHGFNFNGTELIVRYPDRIPSGMGFSKAALTSDDPHEHYRGRDAAGSRREAPLYRSASKH, from the exons ATGGATATTTATAACGATGAAAATG AATACAGCGCCGACCATATTCCTATGTTC CAAAAGGTTGTGGACATGTTTGAGGGAAAGCCCGATTTTCAACGGATAGTACGGTTCGGTATTCTCG CCAACCTGGGCTACAACGTCGAGTATGAGGACGCCGAGGATTACGATTTTAGTCCCTACATGTCTGGCGTACACAGTCACGGCTTCGGTAGGAATCGAGCGAGCTCGTCCAGCCCTCAGCGTCTCCCACATAGTGGCGGTGCAACAAATGCTAGC GCAGGAATTTTAGGAGCCAGCAGAGAGGCGGAAAAAGCTGAGAAAAAGCGTCTTAAGCGGCAG AAACGTAAGGAGAGGAAACGGAAcgagcagcaggagaaggaaaaacaaacg GAAGACGATGAGAATAAACCAGATAAGGAGAAATCAAAGGTCGGCGTTAAAGAACAGGCTGCAGCCAAAGATACGGACGGCAGTGGTGAGAGTGAAGACGAGCTCAGCGATGAAGACTTGAACGGATTTGAG GAGCTGGATATGGCGAGCACTTTTGTGAGTAAAGCCAGATCCAAGTTGGAGCAGAAGCCTAAACccgagaaagagaagaagacgaCCGCCAAAGAACCTAAACCGAGCCCGGAAAAACCAAATCGAGCTGCTGAGGCTGAAGAGAAG GACTCTTCCCACCCCGGCAGCCACACCGTCGAGGAAAATATAAGAATAAGCGCAGAATTGGCGA ATAAGGGAAACATATTTGCCGGAGCGGGAAACTTTAAAAAGGCCGTACAATACTACACCGACGCCATTAAACGCAATCCGACAGAATACAA GTTGTTTGGGAATCGTTCCTTCTGCTTCGAGAGGATGAGGCTGTATATGAAGGCCCTGGATGATGCAGAGCTTTCGCTCAGCATGCGTCCAGGCTGGGTCAAGGGTCTGTTCAGGAAGGGCAGAGCACTGATGGGGCTAAAG AGGTATGAAGAAGCCGAGCGAGCCTTCAGGCAGATTCTGGCGGAGGACAGTTCTTGTCCTGACGCCAAGCAGGAGCTGCTTCGCGTTCAGATAGCACAACTCAGG GAGTACGGATACACTTATGATGAGAGCGTGCACGCTTTGAACACTCACAAGTCAGTTCGAAATGCCTTACAGTTTCAGACCAGCTTTAACCACCAACCAG ccAACTTgagctccgcctcctctcttAAGCCCCACGGTGACCCTGCACTCCAGGACAAACCTTCAAGGCAAACCAGCCCCCAACAAAA GGAACTTTATCCCGTCTGGGTGGggaatttgttttttccagtaACCGAGGACTTACTGGAACAGTTGTTTAGCAA GGTCGGCCCGGTCTGCAGCGTGAGGCTTCTCACGCAAAAACGCTGCGCCTTCGTAAACTTTACAAAACGACAAGATTGTGAGCAAGCTATCAGACGCTTTCAC ggTTTCAATTTTAACGGCACAGAGCTTATCGTGAGATATCCCGACAGGATTCCTTCAGGAATGGGATTTTCCAAAGCTGCGCTCACATCCGATGACCCGCACGAGCACTACCGGGG gAGGGATGCTGCTGGAAGCCGAAGAGAAGCTCCTCTCTATCGATCTGCCAGCAAGCActga
- the LOC101073322 gene encoding tetratricopeptide repeat protein 31-like isoform X2, whose translation MDIYNDENEYSADHIPMFEDDENKPDKEKSKVGVKEQAAAKDTDGSGESEDELSDEDLNGFEELDMASTFVSKARSKLEQKPKPEKEKKTTAKEPKPSPEKPNRAAEAEEKDSSHPGSHTVEENIRISAELANKGNIFAGAGNFKKAVQYYTDAIKRNPTEYKLFGNRSFCFERMRLYMKALDDAELSLSMRPGWVKGLFRKGRALMGLKRYEEAERAFRQILAEDSSCPDAKQELLRVQIAQLREYGYTYDESVHALNTHKSVRNALQFQTSFNHQPANLSSASSLKPHGDPALQDKPSRQTSPQQKELYPVWVGNLFFPVTEDLLEQLFSKVGPVCSVRLLTQKRCAFVNFTKRQDCEQAIRRFHGFNFNGTELIVRYPDRIPSGMGFSKAALTSDDPHEHYRGRDAAGSRREAPLYRSASKH comes from the exons ATGGATATTTATAACGATGAAAATG AATACAGCGCCGACCATATTCCTATGTTC GAAGACGATGAGAATAAACCAGATAAGGAGAAATCAAAGGTCGGCGTTAAAGAACAGGCTGCAGCCAAAGATACGGACGGCAGTGGTGAGAGTGAAGACGAGCTCAGCGATGAAGACTTGAACGGATTTGAG GAGCTGGATATGGCGAGCACTTTTGTGAGTAAAGCCAGATCCAAGTTGGAGCAGAAGCCTAAACccgagaaagagaagaagacgaCCGCCAAAGAACCTAAACCGAGCCCGGAAAAACCAAATCGAGCTGCTGAGGCTGAAGAGAAG GACTCTTCCCACCCCGGCAGCCACACCGTCGAGGAAAATATAAGAATAAGCGCAGAATTGGCGA ATAAGGGAAACATATTTGCCGGAGCGGGAAACTTTAAAAAGGCCGTACAATACTACACCGACGCCATTAAACGCAATCCGACAGAATACAA GTTGTTTGGGAATCGTTCCTTCTGCTTCGAGAGGATGAGGCTGTATATGAAGGCCCTGGATGATGCAGAGCTTTCGCTCAGCATGCGTCCAGGCTGGGTCAAGGGTCTGTTCAGGAAGGGCAGAGCACTGATGGGGCTAAAG AGGTATGAAGAAGCCGAGCGAGCCTTCAGGCAGATTCTGGCGGAGGACAGTTCTTGTCCTGACGCCAAGCAGGAGCTGCTTCGCGTTCAGATAGCACAACTCAGG GAGTACGGATACACTTATGATGAGAGCGTGCACGCTTTGAACACTCACAAGTCAGTTCGAAATGCCTTACAGTTTCAGACCAGCTTTAACCACCAACCAG ccAACTTgagctccgcctcctctcttAAGCCCCACGGTGACCCTGCACTCCAGGACAAACCTTCAAGGCAAACCAGCCCCCAACAAAA GGAACTTTATCCCGTCTGGGTGGggaatttgttttttccagtaACCGAGGACTTACTGGAACAGTTGTTTAGCAA GGTCGGCCCGGTCTGCAGCGTGAGGCTTCTCACGCAAAAACGCTGCGCCTTCGTAAACTTTACAAAACGACAAGATTGTGAGCAAGCTATCAGACGCTTTCAC ggTTTCAATTTTAACGGCACAGAGCTTATCGTGAGATATCCCGACAGGATTCCTTCAGGAATGGGATTTTCCAAAGCTGCGCTCACATCCGATGACCCGCACGAGCACTACCGGGG gAGGGATGCTGCTGGAAGCCGAAGAGAAGCTCCTCTCTATCGATCTGCCAGCAAGCActga
- the LOC101072877 gene encoding zeta-sarcoglycan-like isoform X2 — protein MEPESVTLDIETLKAGMGNLRLGQDGIRLEGISEFFLPLYVNEIQSRGDNLLVLRSEKNVTINVRNEHGQLTSQLTVGPDVVEAQCQRLQVRSKEGGKVLFAADEEEVVMTSEKFTITGSEGAVFGRSVETPLIRSGASEDLRLESPTRTLSMEAPRGVEVSAEKGPLGVSGRKDLQLESTEGEILLDASAIRLGSLPLGVYAASPAREQAVFEVCVCPSGKVYLSPAKSSSTCQSVSNICLWS, from the exons ATGGAGCCGGAGTCGGTTACTCTCGACATCGAGACCCTGAAG GCTGGGATGGGAAACCTTCGGCTCGGCCAGGACGGAATCCGCCTGGAGGGAATCTcggagtttttcctgcctctcTACGTGAACGAGATCCAGTCCAGAGGG GACAACTTGTTGGTGCTGCGCTCGGAAAAGAACGTGACCATCAACGTACGCAACGAGCACGGCCAGCTGACCAGCCAGCTGACAGTGG GACCAGACGTTGTGGAGGCTCAGTGTCAGAGGCTGCAGGTGCGCAGTAAAGAGGGGGGCAAAGTCCTGTTTGCTGCAGATGAGGAAGAGGTCGTCATGACCAGCGAGAAGTTCACCATCACAG GCTCGGAGGGAGCTGTGTTCGGTCGTTCGGTTGAAACGCCGCTCATCCGGTCCGGAGCTTCTGAAGACCTGAG GCTCGAGTCCCCGACAAGGACCCTGTCCATGGAGGCTCCGAGGGGCGTGGAAGTGAGCGCCGAGAAGGGCCCGCTGGGGGTGAGCGGGCGGAAGGACCTCCAGCTGGAGTCCACAGAGGGAGAG ATACTTTTAGACGCCAGCGCCATCCGGCTCGGCAGCCTCCCGCTGGGCGTCTACGCGGCGTCGCCGGCCCGGGAACAGGCCGTGTTCGAGGTGTGCGTCTGCCCCAGCGGCAAGGTCTACCTCTCCCCCGCAAAGAGCAGCTCCACCTGCCAGAGCGTGAGCAACATCTGCCTCTggagctga
- the LOC101072877 gene encoding zeta-sarcoglycan-like isoform X1 has translation MEPESVTLDIETLKMTQEQFILASRSLHLQRGGGGTAYPAGLYGWRKRCVFFFLLLLLATMIVNLALTVWIMKVTNFSLAGMGNLRLGQDGIRLEGISEFFLPLYVNEIQSRGDNLLVLRSEKNVTINVRNEHGQLTSQLTVGPDVVEAQCQRLQVRSKEGGKVLFAADEEEVVMTSEKFTITGSEGAVFGRSVETPLIRSGASEDLRLESPTRTLSMEAPRGVEVSAEKGPLGVSGRKDLQLESTEGEILLDASAIRLGSLPLGVYAASPAREQAVFEVCVCPSGKVYLSPAKSSSTCQSVSNICLWS, from the exons ATGGAGCCGGAGTCGGTTACTCTCGACATCGAGACCCTGAAG ATGACCCAGGAACAGTTTATCCTGGCCTCCCGTTCCCTGCACCTCCAGCGGGGGGGCGGCGGCACGGCGTACCCGGCGGGTCTGTACGGCTGGAGGAAAAGGtgcgtcttcttcttcctgctgctgctgctggcgacCATGATCGTCAACCTGGCCCTGACCGTCTGGATCATGAAAGTTACGAATTTCTCCCTG GCTGGGATGGGAAACCTTCGGCTCGGCCAGGACGGAATCCGCCTGGAGGGAATCTcggagtttttcctgcctctcTACGTGAACGAGATCCAGTCCAGAGGG GACAACTTGTTGGTGCTGCGCTCGGAAAAGAACGTGACCATCAACGTACGCAACGAGCACGGCCAGCTGACCAGCCAGCTGACAGTGG GACCAGACGTTGTGGAGGCTCAGTGTCAGAGGCTGCAGGTGCGCAGTAAAGAGGGGGGCAAAGTCCTGTTTGCTGCAGATGAGGAAGAGGTCGTCATGACCAGCGAGAAGTTCACCATCACAG GCTCGGAGGGAGCTGTGTTCGGTCGTTCGGTTGAAACGCCGCTCATCCGGTCCGGAGCTTCTGAAGACCTGAG GCTCGAGTCCCCGACAAGGACCCTGTCCATGGAGGCTCCGAGGGGCGTGGAAGTGAGCGCCGAGAAGGGCCCGCTGGGGGTGAGCGGGCGGAAGGACCTCCAGCTGGAGTCCACAGAGGGAGAG ATACTTTTAGACGCCAGCGCCATCCGGCTCGGCAGCCTCCCGCTGGGCGTCTACGCGGCGTCGCCGGCCCGGGAACAGGCCGTGTTCGAGGTGTGCGTCTGCCCCAGCGGCAAGGTCTACCTCTCCCCCGCAAAGAGCAGCTCCACCTGCCAGAGCGTGAGCAACATCTGCCTCTggagctga